From a single Apium graveolens cultivar Ventura chromosome 2, ASM990537v1, whole genome shotgun sequence genomic region:
- the LOC141694519 gene encoding uncharacterized protein LOC141694519: protein MSSQKIGGLNVPKFDKANYNLWKKRMLLYLRAADHRYIKVIEKGPFVFEIKDPNNDEKRIPKSPDDYTEKDIELDSLDAKVQHLLMESMDDDMSHQIVVCENAKHMWQTIELLMEGTEDVRENRLDILTTQYEAFKSLPGENITSVFERLNKLINELSIYGKRYEQKEINRKFMLTLPTHFISKGDSVRERLDFKTMSLDKLYGKMKTHEMELEQKKIIYGSGAVDVKNVELLKTTALVASKHKDLDITAEKPKTNDQVLCDAEVDDGNLSGDPRDYYTMEELQDMKDPTMANMVAMFGNLRFRRKQAFRGSGSSNRGQKSPSYSDSGYKTRMVDRKNVKCFNCGEMGHFATECRRSQQERYKGKAYQRKDSGGSKKYPVKSYIAEGRSLDDTDDEEKQFGNLALMADTPHSSRQVILCSYSPPFHTENLCENEHCLAFRKSITIPAASSFDSIKVEYTEKACIDRYNSINLSYYHCIVSLKNANGTVGDLKEKVKKLQEELDKLVLEKVNVEDIRQKHHYLELKANNHVETIAQRDEKIKELEAKLQAYANFANLAKELISSQVVSGKLGIGLDYDELRKSTSSDPFDEDRLFIEHELLVEDLNELKDKKAKEPSKSADSDSETSKAGLGFSSITKRRRNRNGRIGDNGPRKLCNNYGSAGHLTHACRKAKRELVRGLPEMEFCPEGLCEACEKGKSKRASHKKKTVSDIAEPLQLLHMDLFGPVNDEVAEMIIDHINKIELEVGVPVRCIRSDNGTEFRNAKLNDFCMEKGISRQYSAPRTPQ, encoded by the exons AGTCCAGATGACTACACTGAGAAGGATATTGAATTGGATAGTCTAGATGCCAAGGTGCAGCACTTGTTGATGGAATCCATGGATGATGACATGAGCCATCAAATTGTTGTGTGTGAAAATGCTAAGCATATGTGGCAAACCATAGAGTTGTTAATGGAAGGAACGGAAGACGTCAGAGAAAACAGACTTGATATTCTGACTACCCAGTACGAGGCATTCAAATCTCTCCCAGGAGAAAACATAACTTCAGTCTTTGAAAGATTGAACAAGTTGATAAATGAACTGAGCATCTATGGGAAGAGATATGAACAGAAAGAGATAAACAGGAAGTTTATGTTGACATTGCCCACACATTTTATAAGTAAAGGAGATTCAGTTCGTGAGCGCTTGGACTTCAAGACTATGTCTCTGGACAAGTTATATGGGAAGATGAAGACTCATGAAATGGAATTGGAACAGAAAAAGATTATATATGGAAGTGGTGCAGTGGACGTGAAGAATGTTGAGTTACTAAAgacaactgctcttgtagctAGTAAACACAAGGACTTGGACATAACTGCTGAAAAGCCAAAGACAAATGATCAAGTGCTTTGTGATGCTGAAGTTGATGATGGAAATCTCTCTGGAGACCCAAGGGATTATTATACAATGGAAGAGTTGCAAGATATGAAGGATCCCACCATGGCCAACATGGTAGCTATGTTTGGAAACCTGAGATTCAGGAGGAAACAAGCCTTCAGGGGATCTGGTAGCAGCAACAGGGGTCAGAAATCTCCATCATATTCAGACTCAGGCTACAAGACAAGGATGGTGGATAGAAAGAATGTCAAGTGTTTCAACTGTGGAGAAATGGGACACTTTGCCACTGAATGTAGAAGGAGTCAACAGGAAAGATACAAAGGAAAGGCTTATCAAAGGAAAGATTCTGGAGGTTCGAAGAAGTATCCAGTGAAGTCTTACATAGCTGAGGGTAGAAGCTTggatgatactgatgatgagGAAAAGCAGTTTGGAAATCTGGCACTCATGGCTGACACTCCACACTCTTCAAGACAGGTAATCCTTTGCTCCTACTCACCTCCATTTCATACCGAAAATCTATGTGAGAATGAACACTGCCTTGCTTTTAGAAAGTCTATCACTATACCTGCTGCATCTTCATTTGATAGTATAAAAGTTGAATACACTGAGAAAGCATGCATTGATAGATATAATTCCATAAATCTGAGCTATTATCACTGTATAGTCTCCTTGAAAAATGCTAATGGTACTGTAGGTGACTTGAAAGAAAAGGTAAAGAAACTACAGGAAGAACTTGATAAGTTAGTTCTTGAGAAAGTTAATGTTGAAGACATTAGGCAAAAACATCACTATCTAGAACTTAAGGCTAATAATCATGTTGAGACCATTGCTCAGAGAGATGAGAAGATAAAGGAATTAGAAGCTAAGTTACAAGCTTATGCCAATTTTGCTAATCTTGCGAAGGAACTCATATCTAGTCAAGTTGTAAGTGGTAAACTTGGAATTGGGTTAGATTATGATGAGCTTAGAAAGTCAA CATCTTCTGATCCTTTTGATGAGGATAGACTATTCATTGAACATGAGTTGCTTGTTGAGGACTTAAATGAATTAAAAGATAAAAAGGCAAAGGAACCTAGTAAGTCAGCTGACTCAGATAGTGAAACATCTAAGGCTGGACTAGGTTTTAGTTCCATAACTAAAAGAAGGAGGAATAGAAATGGCAGGATAGGAGACAATGGCCCTAGAAAGTTATGCAACAATTATGGATCTGCTGGTCATCTTACTCATGCTTGTAGGAAGGCTAAG agggaattggtgagaggtCTGCCCGAGATGGAATTTTGTCCTGAAggactttgtgaagcatgtgagaagGGAAAGTCAAAGAGAGCATCACATAAGAAGAAGACAGTTTCTGACATTGCTGAGCCCTTACAACtactgcatatggatttgttCGGACCAGTCAAT gatgaagtAGCTGAAATGATTATTgatcacatcaacaagattgagttagaagTTGGCGTGCCTGTAAGATGCATAAGATCAgataatggcacagaattcagaaatgcaaagtTGAATGATTTCTGTATGGAGAAAGGCATCTCAAGACAGTATTCAGCACCAAGGACTCCTCAATAG